Proteins from a single region of Thermosipho japonicus:
- a CDS encoding helix-turn-helix domain-containing protein produces the protein MFTKEQTKELSNLIFEQLIRAIDNYICLTEQTIDVNEASKVLGIKPDSVLKMIKRGKLIAAKKGKKWWIAKKYIKLLISKYKA, from the coding sequence ATGTTTACCAAAGAGCAAACTAAGGAACTATCTAACCTAATATTTGAACAACTTATTAGAGCAATAGACAATTATATTTGTTTAACTGAACAAACAATAGATGTTAATGAAGCATCTAAAGTGCTTGGAATAAAGCCTGATAGTGTTCTTAAGATGATAAAGCGAGGAAAATTGATAGCTGCCAAAAAAGGAAAAAAGTGGTGGATAGCTAAAAAATATATAAAATTGTTAATTTCTAAATATAAGGCCTAG